AGGGCCCAGGATACGAGTCCAAGAGGCACCTCCTCGAGCCCAAATGAACGACGGCTGGATGATAGCGACATCAAGAATCGCTCTAGACGCCAGAACCTCTTGTTCATACAGAAGCTTTGACTCGTTAAGGCCCTTTTCGGGTACTGCTGATTGCGCTTCTGCAGTCATCGTCTGAAAGCTCCCGTAAGGATCCTCTGTTGATCCTTGAGTCCATATTCCGCTCACAGTAACAAAGCCTAGCTTTGGTTGAATGGGTTGATTTCCCTTGGAGAGCTGTTCCCTCTTGATCTTCTCAGCATCCACAATGGTGCTTAGTATCTTCGACTTGGTTGTCTTGTCGTTATAGCTGGTGGTATCCACTATAACATCGATTTTGTTGGAACTAATGAGTTCAAATGCCGCCTGAGGAGAATCGAGACTCCCCTTGAGGGGAATAATTTCGTTGGTAGCGAGGCGGAACCCTTCCTCCTCATTCTGAGATGCGGCGTAGACGTAATGATCACCGCTGCGAATGAGCTGCTCGCTAAGAGCCGAGCCGACATAGCCAGTGGGTCCGATAACAAGTACGTTAGGCATTTTGACTTGGTATGATGTTGACTTGCTGTGAGACGCCGATCTAATGTGGTGTacgatgttgctgctggttttGCCGATCACAAATGGTTTTGTTACTGCAATGCTCTTGTCTTCGTCTTGTATCTCTTGATTATGTGATCAATGTATCGCTAGATTGTGTGTTGCTAATGATTCCCTTTCAATTCCTTGAGGGAGTTTTTATATCCAACAATGTGTCACGTCAGAGAAAATCTTATTGCAATTTACTCAATACTTACTATTTGGTCCGAATTGTAATCGAAGGACTCGTAACGCCTCTCGAAACTGGCAAAGAATTCCTAGGCCTAAGAGCTATGTGTAATCTCTAGTAGCTGCTATAACCTTCGTCCGAAATGGCGTCGGGATCTCCGCAGTGACGACAGAGCTCTAGAAGATGATATAGAATCAAATGGCTTATTTAGGATAAGGCTGAAGTCTATAGATCcgcttttttcttctgttctcTCCTGGCTAATGTTCTAGGTGATCTACAAAGGCGACGAACTTACTCGTTTAAATTAAAATGAGTCAGTACAATGTGAAATGCTGCTTGGTACTCTTGTCTTTCCATACATGTCATCAAAATCCCACACTTTGGTCAAGGCGAAGTAGCTTAAATTATCGATTTTGATTAACGAGAAAATATGGAAATAGATGTACAGCGGAGCTGAGCATCTCTTTCATGTCATCCACATCGCTCAGTGTCTTTACGTAATtgatatttcttcttctttctacTCGTTAAAGAAAGCTAATTATAGGCATTATGAGATATGATTCTCACTGAAAGATTCCGCCTCTGCAAAAACTGAGATGGCCCTACTCAACTGTATGCGAAGAGGGTTTAGATGGTCTTGTCTGTCCTTCATTGTTGGTTGTAATGGTATTATGCACACTCACACCCTGGAGCGGGAGGAGGCTCTCCCtctattttcttctttcttttgcctttcctCTTTGATTTCATTTCAAGACTAGTACTGAAGGTGTCTGTTTCAGAGTCTTGGTCCAGTTATCGCCCATCTCTCGGCAGTTCCAAATGTGATGGAGCATGACGAATGCCGTTGTCGTGTTAGTAAATGTTCCCCGTTCAAAAATACCCATCAGCTTTTTGGAGAAAAAAGTGCGTTTCGCAGGGACGGAACTTTCCGCTGCGGCAAAGAAATACACCCAAGCCAGCGCATTTTCACCAGGCGCGTAAGCAGGTATTCCATCGGCAGTAATTTTCAGATTGTCCAATGTTTCCTCGATATTCGCTGGAGGAGCATCGTGTAAGATGTGATAGGAGTAAATATTGCATGCTTGTTTGATAGCTTCTTCTATTGATTTGAAGATGCTAATAATTCTGTCTTTAAATGTGTGGTCGTTGGAAATTGTCTGTGAATCGTGCTGTGCAAGTATTGCATATTGTTCTTTGAGTAGTGGCTCTGCGTAAAGTTGTAGTCTATTCAAATAGGTTAACAGGCGAACAGCGACATAATTTCTAATAGTGGCTCTTACATTTCAAGCTGGTTGAGGAGAAATTGTTCAATTACGGTCTGGGAACTCTCTGTTGGCGAGCCGTCatttttcttggcttctATCCAGGATTTGGCCATGTTTAGGAGAAGGTAAAACTGTTGGCCTCCGTTCATCATGTCTGTGACCAACAGGAGAATTATGGCAGCTAGAACTGCACTTCTAGTGGCACCGCTGGCAGTTTCATCCCTAGAGAAGACAGAAAGCTTCTCAATAGCCGTAGATTGTAGCCTTGAGGCTAAGGGGGATAATTTGGGACGCTGGAATCGAAGATGGTTCGCTGATGCCGCTAATGTTGCAGACCGAACCAGATCATTGGAGCAGGCGAGAGGAAGTATCATCGTCCTATATCCATTGGAGAGCCCGTCCATTGAGACAAGCGTTGGGGCAATGTTTTCTGAGACTGACCTTGGTGTTAATAAGCGCCCCAAATTATTCTTTGAGGTGAAATCACGTACAGTTATAGAAAAGCATTCTGCTTAAAGGATCGAATAGCTCGAGGCTCTGTGGTATTGTGGTTGACCCCAATCCTTTGTTATCCACAAATTTAGTAAACGACTTTTTATACAAATAGCATGGAAAATACTCAGTCATGAGTACTAACACTTACCAAAAGCATCACTTGCTAACAAGTCTTCTACGATGCAGGGGTCTTCAGTGCTCGGATAGCTGCTTGAGAATATCCCAGGTGCAATCTGCCCGTTGAAGCTCTGAATGAGGACATTAATGTTGACATTATTGATAGTTTGCAGAGAGCTTTGTGACGATGATGGGGCGCGTCGTGTATGTCTTGACTCGTTAGACgttgcagcagctgaggCTCTTAGTCGGAAGATCTCGGCTTCGAGTTCGTCAATGTAATCCAGTGTTCTCTGGCGATGGGCACTGCATGATGAATCAGCATTGACCCTGGATCACGATCTCCCTCGCGTGAAGAAAGCGGAGAGTATGGACAAAAGGAGAAGTGCTAATCACCGTTGGGCTTTGAGAACTTGGCGTCTCCGTTTATTGGGCTCAGTTTCTGCAGGTGTGACTTGACCAGGGCTCCGGTCAGCCGTAGAGGAAAGGGCACTGTATGATATTCGCAATTGTCGTCTACCTGGATCCGCAGTTGGAGAGAATTTCAACGATGTTGTACCCATAACACGGAGCCGCCTCTCAGGAATCGTCTCTCTGCGACTTCGCGTAGTCTTTTCGGCGCCATCCTTGCTTTTCCCAGATGGCCTGCTGTTTGAACTATTCATAATTACAAAGTGAGACGTCAAATAACTTCACATTACTAAGAGAAAGGAGGAATCTCGCCCTCGCTGGTCATGCGAGAATGGGTTATTTTAAAAACACATTAGAGGTTTCTGACGCCGTTAATTCCATTGTCTATAGCTACTGGTACAGGAACAGGAGATATTATGCACGTGAGCGGCGCCAAGTTCCAAGACGGAAAAGGTCAAAGTTCAGTCTAGAC
Above is a genomic segment from Trichoderma breve strain T069 chromosome 6, whole genome shotgun sequence containing:
- a CDS encoding fungal specific transcription factor domain-containing protein — encoded protein: MNSSNSRPSGKSKDGAEKTTRSRRETIPERRLRVMGTTSLKFSPTADPGRRQLRISYSALSSTADRSPGQVTPAETEPNKRRRQVLKAQRAHRQRTLDYIDELEAEIFRLRASAAATSNESRHTRRAPSSSQSSLQTINNVNINVLIQSFNGQIAPGIFSSSYPSTEDPCIVEDLLASDAFGLGSTTIPQSLELFDPLSRMLFYNFSENIAPTLVSMDGLSNGYRTMILPLACSNDLVRSATLAASANHLRFQRPKLSPLASRLQSTAIEKLSVFSRDETASGATRSAVLAAIILLLVTDMMNGGQQFYLLLNMAKSWIEAKKNDGSPTESSQTVIEQFLLNQLEILQLYAEPLLKEQYAILAQHDSQTISNDHTFKDRIISIFKSIEEAIKQACNIYSYHILHDAPPANIEETLDNLKITADGIPAYAPGENALAWVYFFAAAESSVPAKRTFFSKKLMGIFERGTFTNTTTAFVMLHHIWNCREMGDNWTKTLKQTPSVLVLK